One genomic window of Halorhabdus sp. CBA1104 includes the following:
- a CDS encoding DUF2178 domain-containing protein, giving the protein MMRNNWSSFGRIRLMFVGAVLAGLVLGFGSAMVEDSLPEFSPFWMGIGLMVVGSVAGYGYYKRLERAGIADERSKQITYKATAISWSVLLICLSVVLLVLTMTEIDLPMVPILLGCTLGSVFLQQVANEYYRRQM; this is encoded by the coding sequence ATGATGCGAAACAACTGGAGTTCCTTCGGTCGGATCAGACTCATGTTCGTGGGTGCGGTCCTTGCAGGCCTCGTCCTCGGTTTCGGCAGTGCGATGGTCGAGGATTCGCTTCCCGAATTCTCGCCGTTCTGGATGGGTATCGGGTTGATGGTGGTCGGTAGTGTGGCCGGGTACGGGTACTACAAACGGTTAGAGCGGGCCGGAATCGCCGACGAGCGAAGCAAACAGATCACCTACAAAGCGACCGCAATCTCGTGGAGTGTGCTGCTGATCTGTCTGTCAGTGGTGCTGTTAGTGCTGACGATGACCGAGATCGACCTGCCGATGGTCCCGATACTCCTGGGATGTACCCTCGGGAGTGTCTTCCTCCAGCAGGTGGCAAACGAGTATTACCGACGGCAGATGTGA
- a CDS encoding amidohydrolase family protein, translating into MELEGTILRGRDFEPIDGRVVLEDGEIGAVEETSTDSDNIVLPAFVNAHTHIGDSIAKEAGGGLSLDELVAPPDGLKHRLLREATREELIGAMARSLQFMEQAGTGAFIEFREGGIEGVETIETALDGQDIESVILGRETVEAMEAADGFGASGARDGEFGAERTATANAGKLFGIHAGERDSADVNPALDLDPDFLVHMVHLEDLHYGRLDDEETPVVLCPRSNLVTGVGTAPARELLDRTTVALGTDNVMLNSPSMFREMAFAAKLYDVSAREVLRMATVAGADIANLNGGVIEPGRDGRLLVLDGESDNLAGAEDIVRAVVRRAGVADVTDVVLGGS; encoded by the coding sequence ATGGAACTGGAAGGGACGATACTCCGTGGGCGTGACTTCGAGCCGATCGATGGACGGGTTGTCCTCGAGGACGGCGAAATTGGCGCTGTCGAGGAGACCAGCACTGACAGCGACAATATCGTCCTCCCGGCGTTCGTCAACGCCCACACGCACATCGGCGACTCGATCGCCAAGGAAGCCGGTGGCGGTCTCAGCCTGGACGAACTGGTTGCGCCGCCCGATGGGCTGAAACATCGCTTACTCCGGGAAGCGACACGCGAGGAACTGATCGGCGCGATGGCGCGTTCACTCCAGTTCATGGAGCAAGCCGGGACAGGGGCGTTTATCGAATTTCGCGAGGGTGGTATCGAAGGTGTCGAGACGATCGAAACAGCCCTGGACGGACAGGATATCGAGAGCGTCATCCTCGGTCGTGAGACGGTCGAGGCGATGGAGGCAGCCGACGGCTTCGGGGCCAGCGGTGCCCGGGACGGCGAGTTCGGTGCCGAACGGACGGCGACCGCAAACGCGGGGAAACTTTTCGGCATTCACGCCGGCGAACGTGACAGCGCCGATGTCAACCCCGCACTCGATCTCGATCCGGACTTTCTGGTTCACATGGTTCACCTAGAGGACCTCCACTACGGGCGACTCGACGACGAGGAGACACCGGTCGTGCTCTGTCCGCGGTCGAACCTCGTCACCGGCGTCGGGACGGCTCCCGCACGCGAGTTACTCGACCGGACGACGGTCGCGCTGGGAACGGACAACGTGATGCTCAACAGCCCCTCGATGTTCCGGGAGATGGCGTTCGCGGCCAAACTCTACGATGTCTCCGCAAGGGAGGTCCTTCGCATGGCGACCGTCGCTGGGGCGGACATCGCCAATCTGAACGGTGGCGTGATCGAGCCCGGTCGCGACGGTCGCCTGCTCGTGCTCGACGGCGAGTCGGACAATCTCGCTGGCGCAGAAGATATCGTCCGTGCCGTCGTTCGACGCGCCGGTGTCGCCGACGTCACTGACGTCGTTCTCGGTGGCTCCTGA
- a CDS encoding helix-turn-helix transcriptional regulator, whose translation MENDLNVWRAKKDITQGELADDVDVSRQTINAIERGRYDPSLELAFELAHYFECTIEDIFEYDPADDGEA comes from the coding sequence ATGGAGAACGATCTGAACGTCTGGCGGGCAAAGAAGGATATAACACAAGGTGAACTCGCCGATGACGTCGATGTTTCGCGACAGACCATCAACGCCATCGAGCGAGGACGGTACGATCCGAGCCTCGAATTAGCCTTCGAGCTCGCCCACTACTTCGAGTGTACGATCGAGGATATCTTCGAGTACGATCCCGCAGACGACGGCGAGGCCTGA
- a CDS encoding universal stress protein gives MYDKILLPTDGSEGMERVIEHTARLARHHGATIHAVHVVDTATMSRMPMETSWEAVSGMLREEGQRALDQVRDSTGDVPVEGSLTEGVPNQEIVEYAERHDIDLIVMGTHGRGGLDRLLLGSVAERVIRTAPVPVTTIRVAIASSESEA, from the coding sequence ATGTACGATAAGATCCTCTTGCCGACTGATGGCTCTGAAGGGATGGAACGGGTGATCGAGCACACTGCCAGGTTGGCTCGCCATCACGGGGCGACGATCCACGCTGTCCACGTCGTCGACACGGCCACGATGAGCCGGATGCCTATGGAGACGTCCTGGGAAGCCGTCTCGGGAATGTTGCGCGAAGAGGGCCAACGGGCACTCGATCAGGTACGGGACAGTACCGGTGACGTCCCCGTCGAGGGATCGCTGACGGAAGGTGTCCCGAATCAGGAGATCGTCGAGTACGCCGAGCGCCACGATATCGACCTGATCGTCATGGGTACTCACGGGCGTGGCGGACTCGATCGGCTCCTGCTCGGGAGTGTCGCCGAACGAGTCATCCGGACTGCACCCGTTCCCGTGACGACGATCCGTGTCGCCATAGCTTCGAGCGAAAGCGAGGCCTGA